CCCCCCAGAAACAGCTGGACCATCAGAGGTTGAtggtccagactggcttcaaaccccagttccgccACTTCACAGAAAGGGTATTTGTAAATCGTTTTGGCTCCTCTCTGTATTAGTCAGAGGAAGCAAAATGGCAGCCACCAAATCCCAGTGGCTAGACATAAGTCTCCTCCTGCCTGAGTCCAGCACAGGTTGGTGAGGTGAGGAGGGCACCTCTTCCAGCTGTCACTCAGGCTCCTTCCTCCTGGAGCTGTGCACCCCCTAAGTCTCCCTGCCTCCCCTGATCTCCTGCAGCCTGCAGGCTGATCAGATGTTAGGGGTTAGGGGGTGCACTGAATTAGTCAGAGGTCACATAAGCCCTTCCAGGGACTTGGGAGTGTGGTCACAGcaggcagaggaagaaaaggactCAGTAATTGGGGTCTCTGTCCCAGTACAACCCCCTGGGAGAAACCTCCCCTCCACCCTTGGACCATGCTATCTCCTCGCATTGATTCATTTCACTCTTTACCATGGACCCGCCATACCCCAGGTACGTCACCCAAAGATTCATACAACCACAGTTGGAAAAAATGATTTTGGGgggggccaggtatggtggtacacatctgtaatcccagctactcgggaagctgaAGTAGGCAGATCATAGTCAGGAGCCAACCTGAACTGAGAAATAAACTAAAAGGCAAaaggagtgggggtgggaggcacatggctcaagtggtagggcgcctgcctggcaagcttaaagcccagagttcaaagcttggtaccaccaaaaaaaaaaaaaaaattgcttctgtACTGAATAAGTGCAGActctttgtcattattccctaaacaatgtcAGTAAAGTATGACCACCATTTATGCTGCATTAGGTGTCATAAGTCATCTAGAGCTAACTCAAAACGTGGGGGTGTAGGTTCTATGCGCTGTGCCATTTTAGATAAGGGTTCGAGCATCCCTAGGTTTGGGTATCCTTTGGGGGGTCCTAGAAACCCTCCCCtggataccaagggatgactgtGTTTACTTATCCCGTGTCCCCACGGAGGACTGTGGCCTCAGGAACAGAACCTCATATGAAGTCGCCAGTGCTGGGCACAGTACCCAGCACATAGAAAGTGTTCGAGTATTTGTCAAATACACATTTAATAAGAGATTAAACAACTGGGAGGAGTGGAGGCATGTGTCGTGAAGAACCAGAGGTCCCGGGGCCCTTGTCCTCTCTGCTTGGTGATAATGCTGTTTGCAGGCGCCTGAGCTCCACAGGACCCGCCCAGGCCCCCACGCGGCCTCCCATTGCCACACCCCTGCGTCTCCCCGAGGGACTGTGCCCTACCCGGCCACCACCACAGGAGCCAGCACTAGTTGCAAAGATCTGGTTTATTTGCACAAATAAAACAAGCCCTGGCATGGGCGTAAGGTGGCTCAGCTGCAGCAGAAAGAGCCTTGGGGACTAAAAACTTCAACTGTCCCAACCCTCCCTCCTAACTCCCTAGTCAAAAATAACCAGGAACCTACCACGAGGTCCCACTCTCCCTTGCCCCAGTTAAAACATTCAGCCAAGAAGGGGGCACCCAAGGAAGATCTCAGGAGAAACTCAGTGACTGGTAGGCGTGGAAGTGGCAGAGGGTCACTCCCACCCCAGTGACATGCCACTGTAGAGAAACCATCCCCTCACGGTGTCCGAGAATGACACATGGCTCTCCCTTGGATAGGATCCCACTCTTGACACAGATAAAAACTTAGGAGCTAAAACAATCTCCTGACTCAGAACTCCAAAGTCACCAACGCCCCTCCCCCAATGCCCTATGCCTTCCCTAACTTTTTCACAGACATTAATCCCCCCGGGCCCACTGAGGAGCTGGCTGATGGGCTGATGAGTCACAGCCTCCTGTCCTCCATGTACTTCTGTCTGGTCATCCACTCAGACCTGAAGGTGGAAAGATGGGCCACAACAGACGCGCCCAGCCAGACACTGAAGTTTCTTCTGCTGCCCAGCCAGATGGCGGTCTTGGTGGAGGAGAAGTCATCTGAGGTCAGCTCCTTGTACAGGCGCTTGGTGAAGCCGGGGTACAAGCTGTTCCCCCCACAGGCCATCACGTGGGACATGAGCAGCGGCTTCTTGGAGGCCTCACAGGATGTGACGGAGTCCTTGACGGCCTGGGAGATGCTGGGTCCTTGCAGATCAAACGTCTGCGGGCTGAAAAACATCTCGGGAGCCAGCCGCTGCAGGGGGCTCAGCTCCACCGGGGTGCCATCTGGGAGCTGGTAGGAGTTTCTCTCGTCTGAGCCCTCGGGCAGATTCTGACGGTAGTCCAGGGCTTCGCCCAGGTTCTGTGGCACGTAGCACTTGCTCATCTGGATGGCTGCCACCGTCTCCATCTGGAACAGGTTGTGATGGTCGCAGGTCTCCCTGAAGAGGCTCTTGAAGAGATAGTCCGAGAGGTCCTGGCCGGCGAACTCCAGCGTCTTCCTGCTGGAGGGCAAGGGGCGGCCCACGAAGAAGGACTGCACGCGGGTCAGGCCGTGGCCGGAGTCGACCACCACGCCGGTCAGCAGGCCCGAGGCGTACAGGGACATCTCCAGCTGGTCAGCCAGCAGCAGGGAGGGCACATCGAATAACTCAAACATGATCTGCAACAGGAAGAAAGACACACAGGGGACTGTCTGGGAGCCAAGCGCTCTGGTCACTTCTGTGCTACCTGCTCAACTCTTGGTTGTGAAGTGGCACGGCCCCTGCTCCCTGCTCTCTGGGGACCCTCAGGCTGCTGCTGGGAGCTGGGCACAGAACCCCTGACACTCAGACGATGGGACCAAGGGAGAGGCTCTAGAGGATTCAAAACAGGAGCCAAAGTTTCCCTCAGGAGTTGTCTGATGGGGACTTTCAGAAGGGCAAGGACAACCCACCCAGAAGGCGTTGGGACACCTGGTCCTGTGAGCATTGAGGGGACAAGGGGGACAGGGCTAAGTCAGATGCACAGTCTCCACTGCCTCCTTAGAAGAAGAAGAGCTTAACGAagaagccaagagagagagagagagagagggagagagacagacagagagagagacagagagaagacacTCACAGCCAGGTACGCAAAGCTGGTTCCTTTTTTAGTAAAAGTTGTTCCAGATGTCAAGTCAAGTGTATTCTGACATTTGGTTTGGCAAAGTCCCTGGGccgactctctccctctctcctcctggaCCCCTACAGTGTCCCCTCGCCAAGCCCCTAGCTCTGGCGCCACCCCAGGTCCTGATGGGCCGGTGTGAAAGGCTGTCCAGGTCCCCTTTGCTTTGGGCCCAGCAGCCTGTCTTCTCCCCCAGGGACTTCCTCCACCCTCTCTCACCGAATGCTCCCCCACCTTCTATGGCCCAAATAATAGCCAGAATTCTCTTCCTATTAGAAACTCAGACTTGAGCCCCCATAGATCAGGGCTGGTGAGCATTTCCTGTACAGGAAATGTAGGGTGCCCAGCGGAGTTTGAGTCTCAGATAAAATACCTGGTGTAAGTGTGCACCACACCCTATTTGAGACGTACACAGATTTGCTATTTATCTAAGATTCCAGTCTAACTAGGCTTCATGCATTTCATAGCAAACCAGAATAGCAAATATTTCCAATTTTATGGGCGAGAGTCTGTCACAGCTATTCCACTCTGCTGTCATACTGAGAAAGCAGCCATAGACCAGATGTAAATAAGCAGAGGTGAttatgtgccaataaaactttatttacaaagacaAATGGAGTGCCAGCTTGAGCTGTAGTTTGCCAACCCTTGATTTAGAGTAAAATCCAGGGGCTCCCCACAGTCCAGCAGGACTGCAAggtccccccccaccaccactgtcCTACTTGCCTGTGTCAACCTCTTTCCCCAGCTCTCTGGGCTTTAGCATCACTGGCTAAAATCACCTCCTCTGAGAAGCCCTCCATGGTCACCCTGTTCAAACAggctccccctcccaccagtcaGCCTCACCCATCTCATGTTGTTTCCAGAATTCTTATTTGTTAATTTCATGGTCAAGTCTTCCTACCAGAATACAAGCTCCTGGAAGAGCAGAACCTGGTCTTTGAGCACTCACAGAATTCAAAGAACAGACACCCACCCACCCAGGCAGCAGCCTTTCCACGGAGCCCCCCAATCACCCTGCTTCTGTCTCCAGGAGCCTAGCACCGCCCGGGACACATTAGCTACTCAGCAAACATCCAAAACCCACCTGAGAAGCGATATCTGAAAAATCAGGGCCCAAAGCACTAACAACTGCGCCTCCTCTGCCACAGAAGGCCTCACCTCCATGGTCTTCTGCCGGTCGGAGGGCGTCCTCAGGGGACACTCTGTGACCATCACGGGGGAGTCATCGTGCGATCCCCGAAGGCTCTCCAAGACGAAGGACCAGATGTGCTCCACGCCCTCCCAGTTGAGCACACGGCCACGCTCGATGGGGTAGCTGAAGGTGTCGGGGCGGCGGAAGTCGATGCCCAGGCTCACACGCCTCTGGGCGTAGCTGGGGCCGGGGTTCTCCCTGCACGGGACGTAGTTCACGATGCTTGGGATGACCATCCGTGGCTCGTTCCGGCCCGACAGGCCGGCCTTCAGAAAGCCAGACCCGTGGTCAATGACAATGGTTCTTGCAGCCATGACGAGGCAAAGGTGGACCAGGTCTGATGGGGGTCCCCAAGGGTGTGGGTCAAACTAGCAGCACCtgtggagggaaaggaaggggggggTCGTTGGTGAAGCCATCCTAGACCACCCAAGCTGCTTCCCTGCTCTCTACCCCTTAGTCCAAAACTTAGGCTCCCCCTGAAGTTTATCCGTTCCCCCATCCCAGCCTTCACACATGCTGTGACCTGCCCGGAAGGCTCCCCCCAACACTACAGTCACCCTACAAGGCCCACGTAAAGGCCTCgtccccagccctgccctccttgCTGTTCCCATGACACTCAGCACACACGCCTGTCACGCTGTCTGCACCACACAAACAAAGCTGGGTCACATTGCTCTGAAGACCTGGCAAGAAGCTGGTCACACAGGAAGAGCATGGTGGGTGTGGGCTGCCCGATCGGAGGGAACAAGAAACAGAAGCCTCTAGAGCCATGACCTCCAACAGCAACGCATCCAGTGACGACAAGAGGGAAGAGGACAATGGATATCCCATCTTACAAGGGACATTCTAGCAGGTGGGACTATTTTAAGTTTGTGTAGGTCAAAAATGTTCAAATGTCAGCGATTTCATACCCTTTAACCTGACACGTGGACTTGCTCGAACTCTACCACAACCTACAAGGCAGATAACATCATTTATGTCCACTTCACAGATAGGGAAACCGAGGCACAGGGGGACAAAGTGACTTCCCCAGGGCTATACAACTAACTAAAGCAGGGCTGAGAATTAAACCCACACCTGACTCCAAAGGCCATACTCTGAGTGCCAGGCATGAGAAGAGGTGGCTTTGAGTCTGAGTGGAGCATGGCGTCCCGAAGTGAAGCTGTAAGCGAGACCCCACccaaggtgtgtgtgggggggaagcaACCCCCATTCTCAAAAGGCGGTGTCACTGCACCTGGTCTCCAGTAGCACTGCAGCCGCTGGGCAGTGTGGTATTGGTAAATAGAAGGCCACACAAAAAGAGCTTTGAAGAACAGTTACATGCCAGGGAATGACAGGAtatcaatgagaaaaaaacaaaaagacagtcCATACACCTTACTTCataaaaaacaaatgcagaatCAATGACAGGTCTATATGTAAAACCTATACATAAGCCCGGCCCCGGTGGCTTACGCCTGCCATTattctagccacttgggaggctgagatcaggaggatcatggttcaaggccagcctgggcaaacatttcacgagaccccatctcccaactaaccaaagcaaaatggactggacatgtggctcaagcagtaggagctcctgctttgcaagttcacagccctgagttc
The sequence above is a segment of the Castor canadensis chromosome 7, mCasCan1.hap1v2, whole genome shotgun sequence genome. Coding sequences within it:
- the Actl8 gene encoding actin-like protein 8 produces the protein MAARTIVIDHGSGFLKAGLSGRNEPRMVIPSIVNYVPCRENPGPSYAQRRVSLGIDFRRPDTFSYPIERGRVLNWEGVEHIWSFVLESLRGSHDDSPVMVTECPLRTPSDRQKTMEIMFELFDVPSLLLADQLEMSLYASGLLTGVVVDSGHGLTRVQSFFVGRPLPSSRKTLEFAGQDLSDYLFKSLFRETCDHHNLFQMETVAAIQMSKCYVPQNLGEALDYRQNLPEGSDERNSYQLPDGTPVELSPLQRLAPEMFFSPQTFDLQGPSISQAVKDSVTSCEASKKPLLMSHVMACGGNSLYPGFTKRLYKELTSDDFSSTKTAIWLGSRRNFSVWLGASVVAHLSTFRSEWMTRQKYMEDRRL